A genomic segment from Klebsiella africana encodes:
- a CDS encoding ABC transporter ATP-binding protein, whose product MTDSILRVEHLMMHFGGIKALNDVNLEVERGSITALIGPNGAGKTTVFNCLTGFYRATGGSIVLRAREKVTDVIQVLGQKLHPDDFLRPAQLGRRIYYKMFGGTHLVNRAGLARTFQNIRLFREMSVIENLLVAQHTQVNRHLLAGILNTRGYRQAESQALDRAFYWLEVVEMVDCANRLAGTLSYGQQRRLEIARAMCTRPEMICLDEPAAGLNPVETQALSRIIRFLRQQHGITVLLIEHDMGMVMEISDHIIVLDHGDVIARGAPQAIQANASVIAAYLGAEEEETRR is encoded by the coding sequence ATGACCGACAGCATCTTACGCGTTGAGCATCTGATGATGCATTTCGGCGGCATTAAAGCGCTGAATGATGTCAATCTGGAGGTGGAGCGGGGGTCGATCACCGCCCTGATCGGCCCCAACGGCGCGGGCAAGACCACGGTGTTTAACTGCCTGACCGGTTTTTATCGGGCGACGGGGGGCAGTATCGTGCTGCGGGCGCGGGAAAAGGTCACCGATGTTATTCAGGTGCTGGGGCAGAAGCTTCACCCGGACGATTTTCTCCGCCCGGCGCAGCTGGGGCGGCGGATCTATTACAAGATGTTCGGTGGCACCCATCTGGTGAACCGCGCTGGCCTGGCGCGCACCTTCCAGAATATACGTCTATTCCGCGAGATGTCGGTGATTGAGAACCTGCTGGTGGCCCAGCACACCCAGGTTAACCGCCATCTGCTGGCCGGGATCCTCAATACCCGCGGCTATCGGCAGGCGGAGAGTCAGGCGTTGGATCGCGCTTTTTACTGGCTGGAGGTGGTGGAGATGGTGGACTGCGCCAACCGTCTGGCGGGAACCCTCTCCTATGGACAGCAGCGGCGGCTGGAGATCGCCCGCGCCATGTGTACCCGCCCGGAGATGATCTGTCTGGACGAGCCGGCCGCCGGCCTCAATCCCGTGGAAACCCAGGCGCTGAGCCGGATTATTCGCTTTCTGCGCCAGCAGCACGGCATCACGGTGCTACTGATCGAACATGATATGGGGATGGTGATGGAGATTTCGGATCATATCATCGTCCTCGATCACGGGGATGTCATCGCCCGCGGCGCGCCGCAGGCGATCCAGGCCAACGCCAGCGTGATTGCCGCCTATCTTGGCGCTGAGGAAGAGGAGACGCGCCGATGA
- a CDS encoding ABC transporter ATP-binding protein: MSQPLLAFDEVDVFYGPIQALKQVSLTVNEGETVALIGANGAGKSTLLMSVFGQPRIAGGEIFYRGEAISRKSTHFIASNGIAQAPEGRRIFPDMTVEENLLMGTIAIGNRYQAEDKARMYQLFPRLEERRGQRAMTLSGGEQQMLAIARALMSRPRLLLLDEPSLGLAPLVVKQIFQILRELTAQGMTLFLVEQNARHALNLSDRAYVMVNGQIRLSGSGQALLNDPEVRKAYLGISG, encoded by the coding sequence ATGAGCCAGCCATTGCTTGCCTTTGATGAGGTGGATGTCTTCTACGGGCCGATCCAGGCCCTGAAGCAGGTTTCCCTCACCGTCAACGAGGGGGAAACGGTGGCGCTGATCGGCGCCAACGGCGCCGGTAAATCAACGCTGCTGATGTCGGTCTTCGGCCAGCCGCGCATTGCCGGCGGGGAGATTTTCTATCGCGGGGAGGCGATCAGCCGTAAATCGACCCACTTTATCGCCAGCAACGGTATCGCCCAGGCCCCGGAAGGGCGGCGCATCTTTCCCGATATGACCGTCGAGGAGAATCTGCTGATGGGGACCATTGCCATTGGCAACCGCTATCAGGCCGAAGACAAGGCGCGGATGTACCAGCTATTCCCCCGGCTGGAAGAGCGGCGGGGACAGCGGGCGATGACTCTCTCCGGCGGCGAGCAGCAAATGCTGGCCATCGCCCGGGCGCTGATGAGCCGGCCGCGCCTGCTGCTGCTGGATGAGCCGAGCCTGGGGCTGGCGCCGCTGGTGGTGAAGCAGATTTTCCAGATCCTGCGCGAGCTGACGGCTCAGGGGATGACGCTGTTTCTGGTGGAGCAGAACGCCCGCCATGCCCTCAACCTGTCGGACCGCGCCTACGTGATGGTGAACGGCCAGATCCGCCTGAGCGGTAGCGGCCAGGCGCTGCTCAACGACCCGGAGGTGCGTAAGGCATATCTGGGGATCAGCGGCTGA
- a CDS encoding LysR substrate-binding domain-containing protein: protein MLANLEVKWLYDVIALEESRSFTLAAKARNISQSSFSRRIQSLEASLGFSIFDRSANPLQLTNRGKIFVGYARNMLDDMDFQISRIKGLNNTTQKIRIDAAPSLSVLLLPEIIAGYTDRKNKTFHVESINVNDAVFNLKEGKSDFILSFYNEELMNYPFINHKIFDSYLHLVSPCDEHGRPLFHLHRGVLPLMKYANDSYMGRQVNQVIDRTPEITFSLTFVSSMSELLKRMILNGDGVGWLPQYSIQRELDEGRLTILDESLSLPIGAWLYRSGSRLNQAAERFWQHIKTRNEPRE, encoded by the coding sequence GTGTTGGCAAATCTGGAAGTAAAATGGCTGTATGATGTGATTGCTCTTGAGGAATCGCGCAGCTTTACCCTGGCGGCCAAAGCCCGCAACATCTCTCAGTCCTCGTTCAGCCGACGCATCCAGTCGCTGGAGGCCTCCCTCGGATTCAGCATCTTCGATCGCAGCGCCAACCCCCTGCAGCTGACCAACCGCGGGAAAATTTTTGTCGGCTACGCGCGAAATATGCTCGACGACATGGATTTTCAGATCAGCCGAATTAAAGGCTTAAATAACACCACGCAAAAAATAAGAATCGACGCTGCCCCATCGCTGTCGGTGTTATTGCTGCCGGAAATTATCGCCGGTTACACCGACCGTAAAAATAAGACTTTTCATGTTGAATCGATTAACGTCAACGACGCCGTATTTAACCTGAAAGAAGGTAAAAGCGATTTTATCCTCTCCTTCTATAATGAAGAATTAATGAACTATCCGTTTATTAATCATAAAATTTTTGATTCTTACCTGCATCTGGTCTCCCCCTGCGATGAACATGGCCGGCCGCTGTTTCATTTACATCGCGGCGTGCTGCCGCTGATGAAATACGCCAACGACAGCTATATGGGGCGCCAGGTGAACCAGGTTATTGACCGCACGCCGGAGATCACCTTCTCCCTCACCTTTGTCTCTTCCATGAGCGAGCTGCTCAAGCGCATGATCCTCAATGGCGACGGCGTGGGCTGGCTGCCGCAGTACTCCATTCAACGCGAGCTGGACGAAGGCCGGCTGACGATCCTCGATGAGAGCCTGTCGCTGCCGATCGGCGCCTGGCTCTACCGCTCCGGCTCGCGGCTTAACCAGGCCGCCGAACGTTTCTGGCAGCACATTAAAACCCGTAACGAACCGCGGGAATAA
- the pckA gene encoding phosphoenolpyruvate carboxykinase (ATP) — MSQQIESVKMALQELGINASGEFFYNPDYDLLIAHETSPELTGAARGVMTDSGAVAVDTGIFTGRSPRDKYIVRDEQTRDTVWWADSGLGRNDNKPLSPDVWRSLKSLVAGQLSGKKLYVIDAWCGASPDTRLGVRFVTEVAWQAHFVKNMFIVPSADELASFTPDFVVLNGAGCTNANWQAQGMNSENFVAFNLSERIQLIGGTWYGGEMKKGLFSVMNYLLPQKGIASMHCSANRGEAGDVALFFGLSGTGKTTLSTDPHRQLIGDDEHGWDDDGVFNFEGGCYAKTINLDPQAEPEIYGAIRRNALLENVVVRADGSVDYADGSKTENTRVSYPLSHIDNIVKPVSRAGHPSKVIFLAADAFGVLPPVSRLTTEQMQYHFLSGFTSKLAGTERGITQPTPTFSACYGAAFLLLHPTQYASVLAAKMAESGAEAWLVNTGWNGEGKRLSLRDTRSIISAILNGTTGPLREETIPVFGLAIPQSIPGVDSAVLDPRHGWSSADKWQEKAESLAQLFMDNFKQYSDTEAGARLALAGPQLQKRAVEA; from the coding sequence ATGTCACAACAAATTGAATCAGTAAAAATGGCTCTGCAGGAGCTGGGGATTAATGCAAGCGGCGAATTCTTTTACAACCCTGATTACGATTTGCTTATTGCACATGAAACCTCTCCTGAGCTGACCGGCGCAGCCCGCGGCGTGATGACCGACTCTGGCGCTGTGGCTGTTGATACCGGGATCTTCACTGGCCGTTCGCCGCGCGATAAATACATCGTCCGGGACGAACAGACTCGCGACACCGTCTGGTGGGCAGACTCCGGCCTCGGCCGTAATGACAACAAACCGTTATCGCCAGACGTGTGGCGCAGCCTGAAAAGCCTGGTCGCGGGCCAGCTGAGCGGCAAAAAACTGTACGTCATCGATGCCTGGTGCGGCGCCAGCCCGGATACCCGTCTTGGCGTGCGCTTCGTCACCGAGGTGGCGTGGCAGGCCCACTTTGTCAAAAACATGTTTATCGTACCAAGCGCCGACGAGCTGGCCAGCTTTACGCCAGACTTCGTGGTGCTCAACGGCGCGGGCTGCACCAATGCCAACTGGCAGGCGCAGGGGATGAACTCCGAGAACTTTGTCGCCTTTAATCTCAGCGAGCGTATTCAGCTCATCGGCGGCACCTGGTACGGCGGCGAAATGAAGAAAGGGCTGTTCTCGGTCATGAACTACCTGCTGCCGCAGAAAGGCATCGCATCGATGCACTGCTCGGCCAACCGTGGCGAAGCAGGGGACGTGGCGCTGTTCTTCGGCCTCTCCGGGACCGGGAAAACCACCCTGTCGACCGATCCGCATCGTCAGCTGATCGGCGATGACGAGCACGGCTGGGACGATGACGGCGTGTTTAACTTCGAAGGCGGCTGCTACGCCAAGACCATCAATCTCGATCCGCAGGCGGAGCCGGAGATTTATGGCGCCATCCGCCGCAATGCGCTGCTGGAAAACGTGGTGGTGCGCGCCGACGGTAGCGTGGATTATGCCGACGGCAGCAAAACCGAAAATACCCGCGTCTCCTATCCGCTGTCGCATATCGACAATATCGTCAAGCCGGTGTCCCGCGCGGGCCATCCGTCGAAGGTGATTTTCCTTGCCGCCGATGCGTTTGGCGTCCTGCCGCCGGTCTCCCGTCTGACCACCGAGCAGATGCAGTACCATTTCCTGTCGGGTTTCACCTCGAAGCTGGCGGGCACCGAGCGCGGCATTACCCAGCCGACGCCGACCTTCTCCGCCTGCTATGGCGCGGCGTTCCTGCTGCTTCACCCGACCCAGTACGCCAGCGTCCTGGCGGCGAAGATGGCGGAATCCGGTGCCGAAGCCTGGCTGGTCAATACCGGCTGGAACGGCGAGGGCAAACGCCTGTCGCTGCGCGATACCCGCAGCATCATTAGCGCGATCCTCAACGGCACCACCGGCCCGCTGCGCGAGGAGACCATCCCGGTGTTCGGACTTGCAATCCCGCAGAGCATCCCAGGGGTAGACAGCGCGGTGCTGGATCCGCGTCATGGCTGGAGCTCAGCGGATAAATGGCAGGAAAAGGCCGAGAGCCTGGCTCAGCTGTTTATGGATAACTTTAAGCAGTATAGCGATACCGAAGCGGGTGCGCGTCTGGCGCTGGCTGGTCCGCAGCTGCAGAAGCGCGCGGTCGAAGCTTGA
- a CDS encoding GNAT family N-acetyltransferase codes for MSITIRQATPDDATAIYDMIYELAVYEKAPEEVVTTPEEIRETLFGNGSKTEALICEVAGKAVGYAVFFTSYSTWLGRNGIYMEDLYVTPDYRGIGAGKALLKTIAQYAVQRQCGRLEWSVLDWNQPAIDFYLSIGAQPQDEWVRYRLTGDALRAFAE; via the coding sequence ATGAGCATCACAATCCGCCAGGCCACCCCGGACGACGCCACCGCTATTTACGACATGATTTATGAACTCGCGGTCTACGAGAAAGCTCCCGAAGAGGTAGTGACGACGCCAGAGGAGATCAGAGAGACGCTGTTTGGCAACGGCAGCAAAACCGAAGCGCTGATCTGCGAGGTGGCGGGCAAAGCGGTGGGCTACGCGGTGTTCTTCACCAGCTACTCCACCTGGCTTGGACGCAATGGTATCTATATGGAGGATCTGTACGTGACCCCCGACTATCGCGGGATCGGTGCCGGAAAAGCGCTGCTGAAAACCATCGCGCAATATGCCGTACAGCGTCAGTGCGGGCGTCTGGAGTGGAGCGTGCTCGACTGGAACCAGCCGGCGATTGATTTCTATCTGAGCATTGGCGCGCAGCCGCAGGATGAGTGGGTGCGTTATCGCCTCACGGGCGATGCGCTGCGGGCCTTTGCGGAGTAA